Below is a genomic region from Myxococcus xanthus.
TTCCCGAGTTCCTTGCGGAAATAGCAGGTATGCCCACCAGTAATGGCACCGGCTTCCGCGATGATGTCCACCACCCGCTCGGTGAAGGCGTTCTCCTTGAACTCCGCCGCCTGCGAAGCACTCGCGTGACCCGACATCTCTCCTCGAGCAAAGGAAACGATTTCAGCGTGGAACTCACTAGCAAACTCAAGAAGCTCCGGGCTCAATGACATTGTCACTTCCCAACGATGAGTGCTGCCGCTGCATCCGGTGACAGCCGGTAGGCAGCGCATGCCGACAGCGCGACGGAGTACCGAACGTCTCCGACTCCGTCGGGTATGTCCGCTTCGGTGAGCCGGGGGAAGCAGCCCATCACGCGGTAGAAGTCATGTGACCGCACCACATACGCGGCCTCCCCGTAACGAACTGCGTGAACATCGAGATAGCCCCAGCTTCGGAGCTTCTCCTCGAACAGGGAAAGAGGCTGCCCGGAAGGGCGTAGTAAATCCCGCAGCGACGCCACCATCCCGACGAGAGTCTCGCCGGAATCATGTCGGATTTCGAGCGCCACATGCAGCAAGAGCAGCGCTGGCACATGCGTTTCGTCGAGCTGCCGGATGTTGGAGATCGCCACGTGATGGTGCGGGCTGCTCGCAGTCGTCTTCACCTCGACGGCGCAGGACGCGAACTGGAAGTCCTGGTTGCTCCGATCGGGCCCTGTCCATGCAAGGATGGCGCACTCTGCCCCCATGAGCCGAAGGGCTTGATGACGCAGACACCAGAGCTCACCATACAGACCGCGCTGGGCATGAGCCCCGAGACCTTCT
It encodes:
- a CDS encoding PD-(D/E)XK motif protein; this translates as MKSVEEAWRLISEEPKLQAGLVARRLYPESRLEIYAGLDRPSDVPLVCIHVRPAALRMAGERLSSAGFVLLREINPHPSPNSVRLSLWLAAPPYRDVFGVLAQDVVDSVAKAVGQRNAVSTFVERLRRWQEFLERHGPEGLGAHAQRGLYGELWCLRHQALRLMGAECAILAWTGPDRSNQDFQFASCAVEVKTTASSPHHHVAISNIRQLDETHVPALLLLHVALEIRHDSGETLVGMVASLRDLLRPSGQPLSLFEEKLRSWGYLDVHAVRYGEAAYVVRSHDFYRVMGCFPRLTEADIPDGVGDVRYSVALSACAAYRLSPDAAAALIVGK